The Canis lupus baileyi chromosome 29, mCanLup2.hap1, whole genome shotgun sequence genomic interval ggtactcaatgtggggctcagtcccaggaccctaagatcatgacctgaatcaaaggcagatacttagccaactgagccacccaggcacccttcttaaaccgttttttaaatttcctagcAGAGGGCTGGCTCACAGTAGATTCCTAAGGATGGATGTAGTGCCCTGGCTGGCCTTCTAGGTTACTTACTTCCCAGGGCATTGATTTCTTCCTCCGAGGATCCCCTGTTCTGCTGGTGATATTGAAAGGTTTAAGTGGGTGACAATGAAGATCCCTGTGAAGAAGGGTCACTGGCTAACCTTAGATCTGAGTAACCTGAAATCTTCTTTCCCAAAACCTTCTGACAAATTTGTGTATTAAATttcttttggggcagccccagtggctcagtggtttagcgccgccttcagcccagctcctgatcctggagacctgggatcaagtcccacgtcgggctccctgcatggagcctgcttctccctctacccccccccccgcccccgtgtatctctcatgaataaataaataaaatctttttttaaaaatttctttttcttcacaaataCAGGTCAATTTAAAGTGTTTCTTCTTTCCATTATTAAGGAGAAGATTTAGGGGGAAAAGAaatctattttgaatatttgagAAAGACTTGAACTATGCTTCTGAATTTCCTATGTTAGAGAATATAATCTTGTCAGCACCTGAGAAAATTAATTCTGTGGTTACTTTTTTAGATAAGACCACATCCTAGAGACAAATCAATAGCTTGGTTTAAGAAAATTTATAGAACGCCTACAACATGGACACCCCTGAGCAAAGCACTCCAGGGGAGACAGATGAACGAGCACAGACCCTGCCGTCCAGGGCCTGACTTAGTCAATATCTCTGTAGAATGCTTGATAGCAATCTCCTATTATCATGATTCCAAACCTAGGAGGTAAGTGTGGTTAAGAGGAACTAAAGCTCAGCTGTCCAAGTGACAAAGCCAGGGACCTAACACAAGTCTGTCTGATGCCAAACCCATGTTCTTTAAAATCTATCCTCTTTACAATCTACCTAGGGAAGGAGAGAGATCTTCGTGGATGCAGGATCAACGCTTGATGGAAGTCAAGGTAGGAGCCAGGGACAGATATAAGGATCACGGAAGGCTCCATGGAAGTGATGAGACTCAACTAGAGCTTTAGCCATGGGGCACTCGCACTTCCTTTTAGTAATACATCTTCAATGGAATATTGATTTCAAATTCAGAAGGGACCTTAAGTTTGACCCCTTCTCTGGTTAATGCAACTTCCCTGAGTCTCAGGAGAATGCATGGCCAGACTCACCTGTTTCTGTCACACCCCACCCAGAGATGTGGCactcagtcccagaggggaaggCACTATTGGGCAAACATACGGTCTTCACATATTTGGATTCCAGAGCACAGTGACCATCCACTGGCTTTAGCTTGAGCAGAGCTAGGtcgggagagaaagaggaaatgagtGATGATACCCTCTCTGTGAAAGAAGCATTAGCTTCAACTTGAACAGGGGGTGCATGTAAGCAAAGCCCCATTACCAGTGCCTAACAAAGGAATGGCTTCCTCTTCAGCCACTGCATTCTTTAACTGATGGGGAAGAGTCACACTTCAGGCTGAGAgtaatatcaaaaaataatagTGGGGTTTGAAATCATTTCTAACCCATTGTTTAAAGAAGAGCcttcaagagggaaaaaaagatattgagaaaggagagagagtgacAGTTCCCAGGAATGGAGAACTGAGCTACACACTGTAGGCAGCAGCTTAATGTCATTGCCTCTACACCTGACTACATACCAGGTACCATATGTACATGGGGACGCATATGCATCATGTCATTTAACACATAGGAAGCTGAGCATTGTATACCAGTGTACATGTTTTATAGAAGAGGACCCGAGGCTTGGAGAAGTGAAGCCACCTGGTAAGTGAGGGAGCTGTGATTCGAGGCTGAGTTCTTTCCACAGTTTAACCTTACTAGCATCTCTTCCCTTCATTTATCCATAACACCAACACAGACCTTTAAAACTAAAAGATCTCTGGAATAAATTCTCTACCTTCTAGAGTCTGTGAGGGACCAAAAAGAGAAGAGCACCTTCTAGAACCAAACCTCAGCTTTCCACCAGTAATGAAATCCTCCCAGAACAAGACTTATGAGAGATCCCCCAAAGAAAAGACTTGCCAATATCATTGTGGggaatctcttctctttcattataGAGGCTGTACTTGAAAATCTTCTCCACCCCGAATCTCTGCTCATGGAATTCTGTCTTCTTCAGGTCCTGGTCCCCTAACACCACTGTCAGATGTCTGGCTTTTATGCTGCAAGGGAAGGTAAGATGGTCTGGTATCTGAGAGACTGAAGCTAagccctggctctgctccccatgagctgggtgaccttggacctTCTGCAGCCTTGGCATCCTCATCTATAACTGTCATTTGTCTCACAGAGCTCTGTGGCccaaataagaaaatgtgagGAAACATGGTCTCCAAATGTAAGCTGCATCCCACATTTCCTAAGAGACCTCCCATTACCGCTAGGATTTGCTAAAGAGTAGTCAATTAACTTCTTGAACAACTACTCTTTGTGGAGGCTAATGTTTGCATGTTTGAGGAATCCCAGAAGAAATTGTTTAAAGACAGTGGATTGGAAGACCTTCAAAGCCGCCATCAAAACCTGGGCTACAGTGGACCAGCCCCGACCATGAATTTGGGGAGTTTCGGGGAAGTGGTGGTAATTCAGGCTCCTCAGTAGATACTGGCTTCTCTAGGCCACACAGAAGTCATAGCTGAAGTCACATGACACGAGCAGGTTCATAGTAATGACATCAGATGGGAgcattctatttttctctgttcaGGGCAAGACTGGAGAGGTTAAAGAAACAGGTAAATCTGGGTTCATATCCCATTTACCTACTCACTTTCCATATGACTTTAGGTCACGGTCATGGAAAGGTGCTAAATCCTCCCAAGACCAGGGTCCTTGTTTATGAAATGAGAATAACAGTCAACTTTTTCACTGCACGGATATTTACTAAGCACTTGTTCTGTATGAAGACCTGCCCTAGGCATTGGGCAGGCATTGGGcaattaataaaagtaaaaaccccTGTCTTCCCTTAGCTTGTCGTCCAGTTGATAGTGTTCAGGATTAACTGTCATAGCACATGTAATTCCCATGGTAAGTGTTCTAGATGGTAGCTCTTTTCCATCCGGAGCTTCCATCCACTCTTTTGCCCTTAGAGCTAGATCAGCCCCTCTTATCCTGCCAGAGTCACCAAGATGCTGCTGAGATGGGAAGAGTAGAACACCCCCAGAGACTTGAGTGTCCCTGGCCTCTGCTTTCGGCAGGCACCTACTTGGTGCAGTGGGCAGCAGTCAGGACCCAGCAGGGGTGAATCAGCGCTCCCCCGCAGAAGTGGCCCTGGGGCATGGAGACGGTCAGTGGCAATGAGGTCTGCAGGGATGCCTGCCATGGGTGCTTGCCCGCTGTGCTCTTAAAACCTCCATAGATTCTCTTGACCTTCTTTGTCATCTCAGTCCTCCCACATGAGTCAAATCCTGGAAGCTTGGTCAGAGGCTCTGTGAGGCTTCCCTCTGGGTCAGCAATGTCTGTGGGACACAAGAAAGACAAATCATGCTACTCACTTTCATTCCAGGGCCTCAGAAGGAAGCTGTCAGAGGTATGACTCCAAGTCCAGCAGCTTAGCAAGCTTCAGAGTTGAGACTGCACTGATGCATACAAGGTGGGCATGTAGCAGGTGCAACGTTAATATGCGTTGAATACACGATTACTATAAAGCAAGTCTACAGAATTCAATTTGAAGATGTTgctttttacttcttattttaatatgtataaaaatgtgtGTGAATATGTAAATCCATTGTTGGGTATATACTTAGCTATTCATTACTGTACACATATGTTTGGGAGGCTTTTTTGATGTATAGGGGAAGATACTCAGATGAAATAGAGTGGGGGACATAAGACATTTGCCCAAATAATTGTCATACAAGGGAGAGAGTGGTAAGTGTTGCATGGATGGTGCCCATTCCATTCCATGGGGTTTGTGAGGAGGAAAAGATAACATTTCCCTTGGTAGGTCAtggaggacttcctggaggaaggtttcttgagttgatttttaaagGATGGTTGGATATGGGCAAAATCTGACACAGGATGGAGTATTCCAAACAGAGCTGACCATGAGAACAAAGGTACAGAATTGAAACCATCCAGGGAGGTAATCCCATTGATCAGGGTGGGAGGGTGCAATGTTCTGGACACAGGTAGAGAGCTGGGCCAGACAAGCCTGCCAGGAAGATTGTGAGGCTGGAATTCTGTCCATGTTGCATCCTGAGAGACATGGAGTCTCAGCCAATGTTGGCTCACCGCTGTTCACTGAAGACCTGGCATAGTGTCTGCACATAGCCAGCAACCCATACGTATTTGTTGAGTGCACTGACTGGAGGTCAGGAAACATGAGTTTATAGTTGGATCACTGGCCTCAGTTTACAAAAGTATCCAGGCTTGCTAGGCATCCTGAAATGGGAGCAGTGGATTGGGCATTTGAGTTCCCATTAGAATGGTAATTGGTAAAACAGGTATGGTGAGTGGACAGGGGCAGAAGAGATGGGGTGTCAGGAACATCTATCTATTGACCTGCAACCTAACCATTCCTGGAGCTTCTGGACAGCCATGGTCTTACCTAGGGCTGAGCAAGCTGAGACATCACAGTACTCCCATTTCAACTTTGCATTGTTTGCTTTAATGAAACACCAGGGCTTTTTGTCTCCATCAGGgtttctaaaatgaaaacataaaataacccACAGTCAAGGTTTGGTGAAGCCACTGAACTTCATTAAAGAACCTTTGGATAAGAGAGTACCAAGTTCCTGCATTCCCCTGGGACCATGTTCCATGCCATTCTTCCAACAGGTTAAAACCCAAGCACATAAGCACAAACCCCAGCACGTAAGTGTTTTTGGCAAAACTTTAACTTGCAGAGGAGAATCCCTATGACCAGAAAATAGTTAACAAGCCTTGTGCCATATTCATGAGACATAGCACATTGTTTGtaggaaaagaaatgagatcCCTGTTGAAGAGTCTCCTTTGTCAGGAAAGTGAAATAGCCACAGACACATGGTGAGAGTAGGGCTTCTCTGCCTTCACCTCCAAATTCCATCCGTGGGAATTCTCTGAGGAAGTCTGCCACAATCATCACCCCGAAGACCCCTCCACAGAGGGAACAACTCAAAGTGAGTGAAGGTGGGAGATAACATGTTTTGTGCAAAGGAAATCCTCTGGCTTAATGGAATCAGTTTAAAGCCACACAAAAAAAATCCTGCCCCTTATATGCAGATTATAAGTGCCCTCATTTGTCCTTGGCCTTGGTTAGAGCAGTGGAGGAAGCCAACAGAGTAGTCTGGAAGCAGGAGGAAAGTAACTAGTCATCACCAGGGGGTAAAAATGGCATTATCCTGATGCGGGAAAACCTGAAGGTCCTTGTGGCAGAGACTGCAATGCTCACTGGACATTCCATTTTATCGTCTTCATTTCTCCCTTGAAGTTATGCAGGATGGCGTGACTATTTCCGACTAATGAAATATGTGTGCAGAGATGATATATGCCTTCTAGGTTCAGGTAGTAAAAAATATCATGCTCCATTTTCGAGTCTCTCCTTACCTATCCTGGGTACTTGAGTAACTTTGTGGAGCTAAGACTCTCCCTGGCACCCCCCGGCCCCAACCTGCATGACACATGCCGCCACAGTGAAAATTAAACCCTGAGGTGTTCAAGCCACTAGGATTTGGAGGCTGTTTGTTATAGGAGCACAACCTAGCCTATTTTATGCAGGAAAGCCTTCCTAGAAAGAAAAGTGATGAGTTTCAGTGTCCCATCCCCCAGTTTCTAAGCTGGCCCAGGAACACTAGGAGCAGGGAAGGGGATAGACAAACCCTTATGCTGACTAGCACCCAAGACTGCTCATGGGGAAATAGGTACGTTTTACCTGCAGAAGTTGTGCTCCCCAATCCCATGGGCCTCAGCATCTTCCATAAATATATTGTAATTCTCGTGCAAGAGGAGGTGGGAGTTCCAGTAAAGGCATGAGTGTTGGTTGACGGTCTTACTCACTTTGCCTCGGTAAGAGTAGCCGTCACCGACGTAGCAGTCATCAGGACCTTGGAGAGAGCAGGCAGGGACATGGGAACTGAGAGGGACTGGCACGCTGCTCCTGAAAAGGGCCTGGCAGGTGTATCAAGTGGGAGGAGGATCAGGCCTGAATATGGATCATCCTGAGATTCCATCATGAACTCCAGAAAGAAAGTGGCTTGTATATTCCACATTCATCCCagattaaaaacatgaaatgtgGCTGCGTGTAGATGGAACTTAGTTCTTTAATTTTGGCTCGCACGAGGGCTGGTGGCCTGTGGGTTGAGGCCTAGGGAGGCCCAGGTGTGCTTGATTTGCCTGAACCACATCCCAGTTTATGACTTCATTTACAGGGAGCCAGGCACCCCCTATGCCCTTAGGTTGGAAGGGTGAGGCAATAGTAGAGTTTGGCCATCTTGACGTGAACCCCATTTTGggaacaaaaccccaaaataaaagGATTCCAGAGGCCTCACGGTGGCCCCAAGTTTCTGTTGAAGTGGTGGTAGAGACCCATACCTATTTCACAGAATTTTCCCTTGAATTGGTCAGGGCAGGTACAGGTGAACTTGGATCTCCGCCTTTGCCGGGAGCAGGTGCCACCATTTTGGCAGGGATTTGGCCTGCACACAGGAACCGCTGTGAAAACAGGAAGTGGGGGGCCACCAAAGCTCTTCAGAAGGAGTTGTAGCTACATCTGAGGTGATAAGGAGATATTGGTGGCACTCTTGGTGCCCGTCCTTTCACAAAAGGTGGGTTACCAAAGGAGAAAGACAGACCCACTGACATACTAGTAAATGTACACACAAATCTTGAGAATGTAGACAAATATGGTGAGGAAATATGAGGGAGGCCATGCAAAAAAGATGTAAGTGGGTGGGTCACTCAGTAAGGAATAAGAGGCATGGACtgggcaggggcctggaggccagTCTTAGCTAGGTTGAAACTTGGCTCTGCCCCTCCGTAGCTGTGTGACtgtaagcaagttacttaacttctctgaactccAGTTCCTTCATTTACAAAGCTGTTCTTTGTGGTATTTttggaagaataagaaaaaatgtaaatctctTGGGACAATGCCTGACTCGTAGTGGTGACTAAGTACAGATTTAATCCTCTATATGGCCCACTCCAGGAATAGACCAGGGTTTACTTCCTGTAGG includes:
- the HABP2 gene encoding hyaluronan-binding protein 2, yielding MLARMSKLHILLFMVLVGKTAIGFSLMSLLIDPDPDWTPDYYEDSYEYHNQEEDVNRTAAYPENPDWYYTEDDPCQSNPCEHGGDCLVNGENFTCSCPVPFSGNRCQNVQNKCKENPCDRGECLITQSPPYYHCACRHPYKGPDCSRAVPVCRPNPCQNGGTCSRQRRRSKFTCTCPDQFKGKFCEIGPDDCYVGDGYSYRGKVSKTVNQHSCLYWNSHLLLHENYNIFMEDAEAHGIGEHNFCRNPDGDKKPWCFIKANNAKLKWEYCDVSACSALDIADPEGSLTEPLTKLPGFDSCGRTEMTKKVKRIYGGFKSTAGKHPWQASLQTSLPLTVSMPQGHFCGGALIHPCWVLTAAHCTNIKARHLTVVLGDQDLKKTEFHEQRFGVEKIFKYSLYNEREEIPHNDIALLKLKPVDGHCALESKYVKTVCLPNSAFPSGTECHISGWGVTETGEGSRQLLDAKVRLIANTLCNSRQLYDHMIGDSMICAGNLQKPGQDSCQGDSGGPLTCEKNGTYYVYGIVSWGLECGKKPGVYTQVAKFLNWIKATIQKGSSF